A window from Hemibagrus wyckioides isolate EC202008001 linkage group LG17, SWU_Hwy_1.0, whole genome shotgun sequence encodes these proteins:
- the slc5a2 gene encoding sodium/glucose cotransporter 2, with protein sequence MNKSVENSGRHVTINNPADIVVIIAYFVIVIGVGIWSMFRTNRGTVGGYFLAGRTMVWWPVGASLFASNIGSGHFVGLAGTGAASGIAVGSFEWNALFIVLLLGWLFVPVYLTAGVITMPQYLKKRFGGTRISLYLSVISLFLYIFTKISVDMFSGAVFIQQALGWNIYVAVIALLSITALYTVTGGLAALMYTDTVQTFVIIAGAFVLMGFSFYEVGGYSALIEGYSSALPSISSSPDLQHLNISAHCYMPREDAFHLLRDPVSGDLPWPGVLFGIAIVGGWYWCTDQVIVQRCLAARSLTHVKAGCILCGYLKLLPMFLMVFPGMISRVLYPDEVGCVVPHECKRVCGTEVGCSNIAYPKLVVSVMPNGLRGLMLAVMLAALMSSLASIFNSSSTLFTMDIWTRIRPQARDRELMIVGRIWVLCIVAISICWIPVVQAAQSGQLFDYIQSVTSYLAPPISAVFFLAIFVKRVNEPGAFWGLMGGLAMGLCRIAPEFYFGSGSCLVPSKCPRLICGVHYLYFAVLLFFCTGILVLLVSYCTPPIDDKHLHRLVFSMRYSKEERVDLDWEEEERGRNARREAEEKNKAVRDTGTTGDGSKSGFAHLIAWFCGLSGSQAPEPTEEEVREASKELPDISEDPVWKHFVNANALIMMAVAVYFWGFYA encoded by the exons atgaataaatcagttgAGAATTCAGGAAGACATGTCACCATCAACAACCCAGCAGACATCGTCGTAATTATTGCCTactttgtgattgtgattggaGTTGGAATTTGG TCTATGTTTAGGACAAATCGTGGCACAGTAGGTGGCTACTTCCTCGCAGGGAGAACCATGGTGTGGTGGCCa GTCGGAGCTTCTCTGTTTGCAAGTAACATAGGCAGTGGGCACTTTGTGGGTCTCGCAGGAACCGGTGCTGCCAGTGGGATTGCTGTCGGAAGTTTTGAATGGAAC gctttattcattgtgctgctgctgggATGGCTGTTTGTACCAGTGTATCTGACCGCTGGA GTGATCACTATGCCACAATACCTGAAGAAGAGATTTGGTGGGACTAGAATCAGTTTGTACCTGTCGGTCATCTCGCTTTTCCTCTACATCTTCACAAAGATCTCT GTGGATATGTTCTCAGGAGCAGTGTTCATACAGCAAGCCCTCGGATGGAACATCTACGTCGCGGTCATCGCTTTGCTTTCCATAACAGCTCTCTATACTGTGACAG GAGGTTTGGCAGCTCTGATGTACACAGACACGGTCCAGACCTTTGTGATCATTGCTGGAGCCTTTGTCCTCATGGGATTCT CCTTTTATGAGGTGGGAGGCTACAGTGCTTTAATAGAGGGATATAGCTCAGCTTTACCATCGATAAGCTCATCTCCTGACCTACAGCATCTTAATATCTCTGCACACTGTTACATGCCGCGCGAGGACGCCTTTCACCTGCTGAGGGATCCTGTGAGTGGAGACCTGCCCTGGCCTGGTGTGTTATTTGGCATTGCCATTGTAGGAGGATGGTACTGGTGCACTGACCAG GTGATTGTTCAGCGCTGCTTGGCTGCACGCAGTCTGACTCATGTCAAGGCTGGATGTATCTTGTGCGGCTATCTGAAACTGCTGCCGATGTTCCTCATGGTGTTCCCAGGCATGATCAGCCGAGTCCTGTACCCTG ATGAGGTCGGGTGTGTGGTGCCACACGAATGTAAGCGAGTGTGTGGGACAGAAGTTGGCTGCTCTAACATCGCTTACCCCAAACTGGTGGTCTCTGTCATGCCCAATG GACTAAGGGGATTGATGCTTGCTGTCATGCTGGCAGCCCTCATGAGCTCTTTAGCCTCCATCTTTAACAGCAGCAGCACCTTGTTCACCATGGACATTTGGACACGCATCAGGCCTCAGGCTCGAGACCGAGAGCTGATGATAGTTGGCAG GATTTGGGTGCTCTGCATTGTTGCAATCAGCATTTGCTGGATCCCTGTGGTCCAGGCCGCCCAAAGTGGTCAGTTATTCGACTATATCCAGTCAGTAACAAGTTACCTGGCCCCACCCATATCAGCTGTCTTCTTTCTGGCTATTTTTGTGAAGAGAGTTAATGAGCCG GGGGCTTTCTGGGGCCTAATGGGTGGCCTGGCGATGGGTTTGTGCCGCATCGCTCCTGAATTCTACTTTGGATCAGGTAGCTGTCTCGTTCCTTCCAAATGCCCTCGACTTATTTGTGGGGTCCATTACCTGTACTTTGCAGTGCTGCTCTTTTTCTGCACTGGCATTCTAGTGCTCCTTGTAAGCTACTGCACACCACCTATAGACGACAAACAC CTTCATCGGCTTGTCTTTAGTATGCGATACTCAAAGGAAGAGAGGGTAGATCTGGACTGGGAGGAAGAGGAACGAGGAAGGAATGCTCGCAGAGAAGCAGAGGAAAAGAATAAAGCTGTTCGTGACACGGGCACAA CTGGAGATGGGAGTAAATCTGGATTTGCTCATTTAATTGCCTGGTTCTGTGGCTTAAGTGGCTCTCAGGCCCCTGAACCTACTGAAGAAGAAGTCAGAGAAGCATCAAAAGAACTTCCAGATATAAGCGAAGACCCAGTGTGGAAGCACTTTGTCAATGCTAATGCGCTGATTATGATGGCAGTGGCTGTCTATTTTTGGGGTTTCTATGCATGA
- the fbxo46 gene encoding F-box only protein 46: MNRDTFSHIRLWCPRPFGTYTQNKPYSNGTIGSGTSSALCKADTAGCPSIDDSGVAEEHDEDVGTENTPPAPSSNLLAPTPPAPPSTAPQMEDGRVLLDTWYVIKPGNTKEKIAFFVAHQCTGAGIPRPSAMKVKGNWGTDCTKAKRRRRCSSYDPSTRAQNVTSELPSEPSCLEDSVGVSETDLLSVAEMVALVEQRTAMALQGMAAQGQMTSSNQQHTVLHNSVSDSPPVVFLSESSPPAPTSKSDFERQQQQESRRVAQAVARFESQQQNLESTILRPQIHDSGKDRDCAGEPGANGQSHGRGEVRIAFRVSSLDPRSQSEPEGRPRCMFMSCGTGAGQAATRAKEKITCDLYQLVSPSSRDSSTVLAGSSKSDSTGEDITERPPTTTTDHTPDHCTGEKKAVARERVTGFHVEVVVTGAVDQCVFYGKDSTENVQEETVCIAVPSGANRADVLEEPPPGQLFFLQSPSAEDEGDSGIPSGICSLDRANKNGSVGNAVERPASPITNVEDCADKSLCRLYRHVSHDFLEIRFQIQRLLEPRQYMLMLPDHIMVNIFSYLPTRSLAALKCTCHDFKALIETYGVRATDSRWNQDPLYRDDPCKQCKRQYERGDVSLCRWHPKPYHHDLPYGRSYWMCCRRTDKDTPGCRVGLHDNNWVQPCDMVQARAKREDGR, encoded by the coding sequence ATGAACCGCGACACCTTTTCCCACATCCGGCTGTGGTGCCCACGTCCGTTTGGCACCTACACGCAAAACAAGCCTTACAGTAATGGCACAATTGGCAGTGGGACGTCATCTGCTCTCTGTAAAGCCGACACTGCTGGCTGTCCATCCATAGATGATAGTGGAGTTGCTGAGGAGCATGATGAGGATGTGGGCACTGAGAACACTCCTCCTGCCCCATCGTCCAACCTCCTGGCACCCACACCCCCTGCACCACCCTCGACTGCTCCACAAATGGAAGATGGAAGGGTGTTGCTTGATACATGGTATGTCATCAAACCAGGCAATACCAAGGAGAAAATTGCCTTTTTTGTGGCTCACCAGTGTACAGGAGCAGGCATTCCGAGACCTAGTGCCATGAAGGTGAAAGGAAACTGGGGCACTGACTGTACCAAGGCTAAGCGCCGTCGCCGCTGCTCTTCATATGACCCTTCTACAAGAGCTCAGAATGTGACCTCAGAGCTACCATCAGAGCCCAGCTGCCTGGAGGACAGTGTTGGTGTGAGCGAGACCGATCTGCTGTCTGTGGCAGAGATGGTGGCCCTTGTTGAGCAGCGCACAGCTATGGCCTTGCAAGGCATGGCAGCTCAAGGACAAATGACCTCAAGCAACCAGCAGCATACAGTCCTCCACAATTCTGTTTCAGATTCTCCACCTGTTGTATTTCTTTCAGAATCCTCTCCTCCTGCCCCAACCTCAAAAAGTGACTTTGAAAGGCAGCAGCAGCAAGAATCCAGGCGTGTTGCTCAGGCAGTAGCACGCTTTGAGTCTCAGCAGCAAAATCTTGAAAGTACAATACTGCGGCCTCAGATACATGACTCTGGTAAAGATCGGGATTGTGCCGGTGAGCCCGGGGCAAACGGCCAAAGCCATGGTCGAGGGGAAGTTAGGATTGCGTTTCGAGTGTCTAGTTTGGATCCCCGATCCCAGTCTGAGCCTGAAGGTCGCCCCAGGTGCATGTTTATGAGTTGTGGTACTGGAGCAGGGCAGGCAGCAACCAGGGCCAAAGAAAAGATCACGTGTGACCTTTACCAGCTGGTTAGCCCTTCATCTCGAGACTCCAGTACTGTCCTGGCTGGGTCATCAAAATCAGATTCCACAGGAGAAGACATCACTGAGCGGCCTCCCACCACAACTACAGACCATACCCCAGACCACTGCACGGGAGAGAAAAAAGCTGTGGCTCGTGAGCGGGTGACTGGCTTCCATGTTGAAGTTGTAGTCACAGGAGCTGTGGACCAGTGTGTCTTCTATGGTAAGGACAGCACAGAGAATGTCCAAGAAGAGACTGTTTGCATAGCTGTGCCTAGTGGAGCTAACCGAGCCGATGTTTTAGAAGAGCCTCCACCTGGCCAGCTTTTCTTTCTCCAAAGCCCGTCTGCTGAAGACGAAGGTGATTCTGGGATCCCCAGCGGAATTTGCTCTTTGGATCGTGCAAATAAAAATGGCTCTGTGGGGAATGCAGTGGAGAGACCAGCCAGCCCGATCACCAACGTAGAGGACTGCGCTGATAAATCTCTCTGCCGCCTCTACCGTCACGTCTCCCATGACTTTCTGGAGATCCGTTTCCAGATCCAGCGACTTCTGGAGCCACGGCAGTATATGCTCATGCTTCCTGACCACATCATGGTGAACATCTTCAGCTACTTGCCCACCCGCTCTCTTGCAGCCTTGAAGTGCACCTGCCATGACTTTAAGGCCCTAATTGAGACCTATGGTGTGCGTGCCACAGACTCTCGCTGGAACCAGGACCCACTGTATCGCGATGACCCCTGCAAGCAGTGCAAGCGGCAGTACGAGCGGGGGGACGTCTCGCTTTGCCGCTGGCACCCCAAACCTTACCACCACGACCTGCCTTATGGACGATCGTACTGGATGTGCTGCCGGCGCACGGACAAGGACACGCCTGGCTGTAGAGTTGGACTGCATGACAACAACTGGGTCCAACCATGTGACATGGTTCAGGCCCGCGCCAAGAGAGAAGATGGGAGGTAA